From Pleurocapsa sp. PCC 7319:
TCGTATATAGCGTTTCTCGTATTAATGAGATACACCTTGGTGGAGTCAGGGAATAGGGAATAGGGAATAGGGAATAGGGGTTTTAAGGTTTTTGACTAAGTTTATATTTGTACCTCACTTATTTGAGAAACGCTATATAGCGGTTTTCCAATAAAGCGGCTTTGCCGCAGCTAGGAGCTTCGCTCCTTTAAGTAACAGCAAACAATCGCGCTAAAAAGCGAGATAAGGGCAACAATGCCAGTAATAACAAGCCATAAATCCAATTGCTAAAGCCAGTAGCAATAGTTGCATCCAAAACAATTAATGATAAGATTCCTGCCTTAACTGCCATTTGAATTAACTTAGGCTCAGGATTAATAGAAGCTTTAATAAAAGACGGCAAAACTAAAGCTGTAAATAAAGCCAAAAAAGGTAAAGTTATTAAGAGGGTATATTCTGGTAACAGTCCTAAACTAAGGATGCTACCTATCACTATGGCAATTAAAGCGATCGCTATCATGCCAGTAACTTTCTTGCCGCCTTGGACTTCCCCTTGAGCAATAGCAGTAATTGCAGCAATGTAGATGATAGGAATTAATGCTAAATACCAGTGATTACCAACTGCTGAAGGAATCGCACTAACACCCAACAACAAGTTACCACCGCGACACAAACCCATATTTAAAGGTCCTAAAATTGTCTGATGTTTACTCCACTTATCGTATGTAAGAGCGCAGGTGGCAACAATGATGGCTAAAATCGCACTCAGTTGAGATACTATGGCTGCGGCAATAATCGCCATAACTAACAACAACGTACCTAAGGCGATCGCACCTGATAAAGTTGCTTCTCCACTGGGAATAGGACGTTCTGGACGTTCAACGGCATCTAACTGAGCATCACAGACATCGTTAAAAACAACTCCCCCACCATAAAGTCCTGTGGTAGCTAAAATTAACCAGCCCAAAGTCATAAAATTTAGGTTACTGATGCCAACGGTAACTGCTCCAGCCACGGCATATCCTAAAAGAATATCTGCCCAAGCAGTGACAATATTGGCAGGACGCATGAGTTGTAAATAAGCCCAGGTAGATTGAAATTTGTTCGATTTAATAGTTATCGAAGACATGATGAATTATGTAAGAAGTAACAAATTGTTTGTAGGGGCAGGCGCATCCCATTTTGGAAGAAACATGATGTATTGGATAATCTAACCTTTGATTTATCGTCTATCGAAAAAATATATTTGCTGAAATGAGATGCTCCCGTAGGGGGCGTTTCGCGAAACGCCCCTACTAAACAATGACCACAGATTTAGCTTCTGAAGTGGATTCAACTAGAGGTTGTTGCCCTCTCAATACTGAATTACCACTATATAGTTCGCGTTGATCGATGGGAGAGGAATTGAGCCAATCACTTTCTTTAATTTGACCGCTTTGACTATAAGCAGTTAAGGCATTTTGATAGCAAACGGCTTTAATATGCTCTTCAGGAATACCTCTTTGTGCCATGAGTTGAGCAGTTTTGGGAACTGCTAATGGGTCACTGACACCCCAATCGGCACTACTATCGACAATAATGCGATCGCAACCATAGTGACGTACGACTTCCACCATTCTTTCATTACCCATTTTGGTATGGGGATAAATGGTAAATCCTGCCCAAAAACCCCGATCTAAAACTTCTTTAGCGGTTTCTTCGTTATTATGGTCGACGATTACCTGAGATGGTTGTAGCCCATGTTCTAAACAGACATCCATACTACGAGATGTACCCGATTTTTTATCTCGATGGGGTGTATGAATCATGACGGGTAAACCTAATTCTTTGGCTAGTTCTAACTGAAGACGAAAATACTTATCTTCCGCAGGAGTCATGTCATCATAACCAATTTCGCCAATGGCTACTACGCCCTCCTTGCAAGCATAAAGGGGTAACATTTCCATCACTGCTTCAGCTATGGCTTCATTATTAGCCTCTTTGGAATTTAAACCAATAGTACAGTAATGCTTGATGCCAAACTGACTGGCACGAAATCTCTCCCAACCAACCAAAGAACTTAAATAGTCTCTATAGGTATCAGCACTAGTACGAGGTTGCCCCAACCAAAATGCTGGTTCAATGATTGCCACGATGCCAGCTTTAGCCATTGCTTGATAGTCGTCGGTAGTTCTGGCAGTCATGTGAATGTGGGGATCGAGGAACATCATGTTGTTGTTTTGCATTGTTTTATAAGTGATTTTTTAGAATAATTAAGTTTGAAGAAATTTAAGTAGGAATTAAGCGCAAATCACCTCAAATTCCGGTTCAAGTTCGGCAACTGCTTGAGAATTAAAAGGTGCAACTAGTTCCCATAGTTCAGGATTAACTGTTCTTTTGGCTGCCAATCTTTCACGGGCATAGTCAATTAACATCTGGGATAACTGTTGATTATTACGGCTTTTTAATCCATAAATAGGATGTAGTGGAGTACCAACAAATAAAGCTTTTAGAATCATTTGATTCCAAGCTAAATCATTTAAATATTTTGCTGGGTAGGGGTTATTTAACGCTACTGCATTAAATACTGAAGTCATGTTTGTACGAACTCCTTCAGCAGCACGTAATTGAAATTTTTCTGGATAAGGCAATAATGATAAACTTTGATATAAAGCGATCGCTTCTCTTACATCCGCTGCCGCAAAAATCTTATTTAAAGTTGCTACATATTTATCTTCATCTTCGTGGGGAAAAGATAAAATCAGTAAACTGCGACCAACTTGATCTAAAGTCCAATCAATCGGATTCCATCCAGTTACTAGTTTATTTGCTGCTTGTAATTCCTCAATTGATAATTCTAGTTTTTGCTTCCCTAAGTATCTAACTACACTACTAAAGGCAGTAAATAGAGTTTTTTCAGCAGAATTCTGCGTAATTTCTGCTTGCTTTCTTGTTAACCAAGCTAAATTTTCAGTCGCAGCCCGTGTTTCCAACCAGGTATATAGTAAAGCAATAATTTTATTGGTTTTAATATCTGTCTCAGATGCCATGATTAAAGTGATAACACTGATGTTACTTTTCAACTATAATCATGTTTTTCAAAAACGACTATAAACTTTCGATGTTTTTTTGCAAAGTTTTAGTTAAATAAATATAGTTTTGATGAAGCGTAAATTCTGTGAGAGGAAACACTTCTATTTCAAATAAGTAAATATACAGAAAAACTCAGCAAATAACTAATCTTTTAAGAGAAAAAAATAGAATTTGGTTGAGGTGTTGATTGCTAGTTAATAGTTAACAGCTTTGGTTAAATACTGAGCAAGGGTAACAGCATCTACTCCTAATTCTGTTCGCTCTTTAGCGGCTAAAATTCCTGCTTGAGCGTGCCACCAAGCCGCACTAGCCACGGTATTAAATAGGTTGGTTTTTTCCGCTTTTGTTCCTTGTGCCACTAAACCACCGATTAATCCGGTTAAGACATCTCCGCTACCTCCTCTTGCTAAGGCTGGAGTACTAGCGGAAATTAACCACGTGAATCCTCGTTCATTAGAGATCGCTGTTCTTGCTCCTTTGAGTAAAATAATCGCCTTGCTTTGTTGCGCAGCAGTTTGTACTGCTACGATGCGATTACTTTCTGGCTCGGTAATTTCAGGGAATAAACGCTTGAATTCTCCTGGATGAGGTGTCAGGACAGTGGGAACATTTCTTTGACTTAATACCTCTGTTGCTCCATGCTCTGCCAAAATATTGAGACCATCGGCATCCAAAATTAAAGGGCATTCTGCCTGTAAAACTCTCTGCACCACCGATTTAGCATCTACAGTCAAACCAGGACCACAAGCGACAGCATCAAATCGACTCAAATCGTTCCCAGAAAAAGGTAAAGAAGAGATCGCACCTTCTTTATTCTCAGGACAGTCAATAATTAAAGCTTCTGGTAAATGACTAATTAAAAGAGTTTTTAAAGACTCTGGCACAGCGACAGATAACATTCCTACTCCACTAGCTCTGGCACCCAAAGCCGTGAGAATAGCGGCTCCTGCATAACGATGAGAGCCACAAATAAGTAGTAAATGCCCTTGACGATATTTATATGTGACTACAGGACGGGGTAGAGGTAAGTTTTCTAAGGCGATCGCGGGAGAAATTCTTTTTACTGGTACTGGTTTGGGTAATACTGACCAGATATGATGGCGTAGCAGACCAAAATCAATTCTTTCACTGATACCTATATATTCTAAGGCTACATCTTGGAAAAAAGCCTGTTTCCATAAACCCAAACATAATGTGCGGGTAGCTTTGATGGCAGTACCTAATACGGCACCTGTATCGGTATTTATTCCTGAAGGCAGATCGATACTTACTACTGGTTGAGACCAACTGTTAACCAGATTAACTACTTCGATAATATTTTCGGGTAACTCACGAGTTAAACCAAAGCCAAACAAACCATCAATAATTAATTGACATGCTTGTAAAGGTTGTATTTCATCAAAGAAGGGAATACCAAGACTATTGATATAGCTGGCGTGTTGGGCAGTTAAAGACTTGAGTTTAAAAAATGGTCGATAAACTTTAACTTGATATCCTGCTAGATACAATTCACGAGCAATTACCAGCGCATCTCCGCCATTATGACCAGGTCCGACTAAAATACCTACCGAGGTAATCTGTTCACGAGGATACAAAATCTGAAGGCGATCGCTACATAACTTGGCTGCCTTTTCCATCAATGCTGCCACAGGCATCCCCGCAGCAAAGATCTGTTCTTCTATCTGCCGCATTTGTTCGGCAGATACGATCACGGTATCGACTATATTATCCATATTCACTGAGTCGGCTCATCAACTGCCAGCTAGATCGACAGATAATTTAAAGATTAGTCGAAATTGCACCTACAGGACAAGTGGGTATACATTGCTCACAAACTATGCAATGCGATCGCCGAAAGTTTAATCTAAAAGTCTCTGAATCTAAAATAAGAGCTTGAGTCGGACAGACTCCCGTACACAAACCACAATCTACACAGCTATCTTGATCGATTACAATTTCAGCACTAGCCGAGAAGACATTAATATCTCGCATACGCATCCATTCAATGGCAGCATCAATTTGATCGATATCTCCCTGCAACTCGACCACTAGTTTGCCCATCTGGTTGGGAGCTACCTGCGCCCGAATAATATTAGCTGCAACATTAAAATCTTTTGCCAAACGATAGGTTATGGGAATTTGAACCGCAGTTTTGGGAAAAGTTATTGTGACCCGTTTTTTCATGGGGAGTAATAAATTGAGGACGGACGATTAATATAGATAGAATGATACAAATGGCACTTTAATTATTTATCTATAAGTTTACTGATGACTGAGCCACAACTAGACTCTAATACTAATAATAATTCTGTGAGAAATATTGTAATTGCGATTACGGCAGTTGTCCTCAGTATCGCTCTGTTTTTGGGCTTACAAACTGAGACTAGTTCTTTATCTTTAGAATCTCAGGTTAAACGCTCCACTCCCTTGAATGTAGCATTAACTAATAATAAACCCACCCTGACGGAATTCTATGCGGACTGGTGTACCAGTTGTCAGGCAATGGCAGCTGATCTGGGGGCAATTAAACAAAATTATGGCGATCGCGTCAACTTTGTGATGCTCAATGTCGATAATACTAAATGGTTGCCAGAAATGTTACGTTATCGGGTTGACGGGATTCCTCATTTTTTGTTTATGGACTCTACCGGAGAAGCGGTAGCTGAGGCAATTGGAGAACAACCTCGTTCCATTCTCCAGGAAGATTTGGATGCTCTCATAGCCAATAACCCCATTCCCTATGCCAATACCAGAGGTCAAGTTTCTCAGTTTGAGAAAAAAGTTACCGTTACCGATAATGCCAATACTGACCCTCGTAGTCATGGTGCAACGGTTAAGTAAGTTTTTATCTAGGAAATCTCGGCTAGAGAATGAAGTAATCAGTAATCAGTAATCAGTAACAGATGACTACAATTGTTAAACATAGAAGAACGGGAAATGCATATATTTTATTAGGCATTAATGGGGAAGGAGACAAAGCCAACCCATCTCGTTTTATTAGTGAACTATTTTCTCCAGAGAAGTCTGATGTATCCTGCTCAGCAACAGTTTGTGATGTTCAAGGAAATATTTTTTTAGCTTATATTGATGATCTAATAGTTATTGAAATAGAGGGCAAGAAGCCAGCCGATATTTTACCCCAACCCGATTTTAACTCCGTATCTAATGATGATTATCAGCAGGAGAGTGACGATTTTGCCGATGATCTTGAAGATAATTTTGAAGATGAAGAGTTAGTTGAGAATCAGGAAAATCCCAAAATGACAACAGATTCCTCTAGTAGTTCTGTATATAGTCAAAATCAAGCGGAGCAAAGTAAATTGGCTAACGATGATGATGATGACTGGATATGAACTACCGCAACTTGCTTCGATGAAGCTGTAGTTTCTGGCTTCGCTGGGTACTATAGTCGTACATAATTATATTAGGACATTAAAAGTGACAGGTTCGGAAGTAATGGGTAATGAGTAACGAGTAATAATTTTTTGATTGATATTTCAGAAAAATGTCCTAACTTTAGTCCTTAATGCTATACCTTCATCATTTTCCACAGCACCAAAAGCTTTTAATGTAGATTTTTGTGCAGTTGTTAAACCTTTTACTCCAGTAATATTTATTCCTTCATAGAGTCTGGTTGCTTGAAGCACTGCGAAACATTCGCCCGTTTGGACATCCCATAATCTAATAGTTTGGTCTTGCGAACCACTGACAACATGACTGCCATTAGGACTAAATGCAACTGAAGAAACTAAATGGCTATGTCCGATGCAGATATGTAGACATTTTCCGGTTTGTACATCCCAGAGTCTTACCATGCCATCTGGTGAACCGCTAGCAAGAGTTTGACCATCAGCACTAAAAGCGATGGAAAATACCCAGTTTTCGTGACCAACTAGAGTTTGAAGTAGCTGACCTCGTTGACAATCCTATAGTTTAATCGTGGGCGTTGCTGAATTAAGGGAAGAATCGGTGCTTCACTTAGAATTTGTTTACAAGCAAGATGAAATAACTATTTAATGTGGTAGTATTTTTGAAATCTTGATTCTGAGGTAAACAACAATACTACCGTGCAAAAAGCTCTTTCTCATTGGTGTCAATTTTCACTCTATACCTTTGGCTGTCTCTACGTCACTAGTGACATATCTTTAGCTCAAGTTACGTCTGATGGCACAGTTAATACTCAAGTAAATCAAAATGGTAATGTAGCAGAAATAACAGGGGGGGGAACGCGAGGGAGTAATTTATTCCATAGTTTTCAGGACTTTTCTGTACAGATAGGAAATGAAGCGTTTTTTAATAATGCGGATAGTATCTCTAATATTTTTAGTCGAGTTACAGGTGGGAAGATCTCCAACATTGATGGTTTGATTCGGGCTAATGGTAGTGCCAGCTTATTTTTGATTAACCCTGCTGGGATTATTTTTGGTGAAGGCGCAAGACTAGATCTCGGTGGCTCGTTTTATGGTTCTACTGCTAGTAGTATTTTGTTTGATGATGGGGAATTTAGTGCAGCAGATTTAGAAAACCCTCCTTTATTAACAGTTAATGCTCCAATTGGTTTAGGTTTTCGGGATAATCCTGGGGATATAGTCAATCGCTCTAATTTTAATTTAACTACTACTGTCCTCAATGGTGAAATCAATCCCGTTTTTGAAGGTAGTGAATTTACTATCTTTGATGCTGTAGGTTTGGAAATTAATCCTAATGAAAATATTGCTTTGATAGGGGGGAATGTTTTTCTAGAAGATGCTGGTAGTATAACTGCGCCAGGTGGCAATGTAGAACTTGGAGGATTACTAGAAGCAGGTGAACTTCTAATTAGTGAGGATGGAGGATTAATATTTCCAGAAGGAATAGAAAGAGGAGATGTTAATTTAACCCAGCAAGCAAGAGTCCGAGTAGTTTCTGATGGTGGTGGTTCCATTAATATTAATGCCAGAAATTTGGAACTTACAGAGCAAAGTGAATTATACGCAGGTATTGCTGAAGATATGGGAAACCCTGAATCTCAGGCAGGTGATATTAATATTAATGCAACAGAATCGGTGAGAATCATTGGCAGTGGTGGTGTTGGAGAAGATACTTCTGCTTTTATCAATGGAGTCATCCTTGATACAAATAATTATGATACAGGAATTAGGAATTTAGTAGGATTGCGTCCTGATGGTCTAGAGAATCTACCCGATTTAGGTAGAAATCCTAAATCTGAAAGTACTGCAATAGGCAATGGTGGAGCAATCAATATCGAGACAAGCTTGCTAGAAGTGAGAGGGCGTAGCTCTATATATAACGTAGCCTATGGTAGAGGAACAACAGGCAATACAAGTTTACTATCTAATGACATAATAATAGAAGAAGTATCAATTTTAAATCGGGTTTTATCTGGAACTGGAAGTACGGGAAATATTAATTTTGAAACTAATAATTTAACGATTATTGGTTCTCCTAATAATCAATTTGACGGAGATGCTTCATATATTATTACTAGCAATCGTAACTTTAGTGACATTGGCAACATTAATATTAATGCCAACGAGCAAATTAACTTTAGTGGGCTAAATCTAATCCAAACTGAAGTTCAAGAAGGTAATCAGGGAGATGCGGGAAAAATTAGCATTCAAGCTAGTAATTTTTCTGACCAAGACGGATTTATTCAAAGTAGAATTTTTGGTGTAGGAAGTCCAGGGAAAATAGATATCGATGTCGAAAATGAAATTAACTTTAATGGTACAGAAGTAAACTCAGATGTCAATTTTAATGTGCCAATTAATGTTGAGGACATCACTATAAATGCTAACAAGATTAACTTAAATGAATCTGGAATTAGATCCAGTACTATAGGAGCAGGAAATGCTGGAAATATTGCTATCACTGCTGATGATTCCATAGCAATCGGAAGAACTACAGTTCAGGCGGGTACTGACGAACAAGCTACTGGCAATGGAGGAAGCATTATTTTAAATGCAAGTAATAATATATCTGTCGACTCAAGCCTCATTTTAAGTCAGGTTAGGGATGAGTCATCAGGAAATGCTGGAGAAATAAGCATTTCCAGTAATATGATCGATATTAGAAATTTTTCTCTTGTTTCTGCTAACGCTCAGATAGATACTTTTGGTAGGGCAGGAAATTTAAATCTTGATGGAACTAATATTTTAATTAGAGAAGGCGCAATTTTAGATGCTTCCACTGAAAATGGTGTAGACGCTGGCAGCATTAACTTAAATGGCAATAATTTAGAAATCGTTTCAGGAGGGGTTGTCGTAACTTCCGTAAATCGTGGTGGTAACGCAGGTAATGTAAATCTCAATTTTACAGGAGACATTACTATAAACGGAGAGGATGCACTTCCTCGTTCTGAAAATATTTTTGAACTTGATGAACAATTATTAATCGATTTGCAAGAATCGACGGGTTTATTTGCGACTAACAGCTTGAGTTCTACAGATGGAGGAGGAAATATTCAAATTTTTGGGCAAGGAAGTTTAGATATTGGCAACAATGCTACAGTCTCTGTTGGTAGCGAAGAAGGAGGAAATGGAGGAACTATAAATATTGATATTAGTTCCCTTGATTTAGACAAGGAAGGAACAATTTCCGCTATTACTACTTCGGGAGTTGGAGGAAATATCCGTTTGGTAGTGGACGATTCTATAACTTTAAATAGAGATAGTCTAATTTCTGCTGAAGCTTTTGGTGAAGCTAGCGGAGGTAATATAGATATTAATACAGAATTTATCATCGCTTTTCCTGACGGTAGTAACGATATATTGGCTAGTGCAGAACAGGGACAAGGGGGAAATATCACTATCAATGCTGAGTCATTATTTGGTATTCAAGAACGTATTCCTAGTAGCTTGACTAACGATATTAATGCTAGTTCGCAGGTTAATGGTTTAGATGGCACTATTTCTATCTCTACACCCGATATTAATCCGATTCAGGGAGTAACAGAATTACCAACCAATGTAGTCGAACCAGAACGAACTGTGGCTCAGGCTTGTCAAGCTAACAGAGAAGCAACAGCAAAAAACAGTTTTACCATCAATGGTAAAGGTGGTATTCCAGCAGAACCAGGACTACCCTTAAATTCTCTTAATGTCTCAATTAATGGTGAAACTAATCGCACATCTGCCATCCCCCAACCCATAGAAACTAGTATAGGCAAAATACAACCAGCTAGAGGCATCAAAGTTACTGATTCTGGAGAAGTAATCTTAACTGCTTATCGGACTAATAACTCAGGCGATCGCCTGACTAAAATCCAACTTAACTGCGGTTGATAGAAAAAGTTC
This genomic window contains:
- a CDS encoding EboA family metabolite traffic protein, which gives rise to MASETDIKTNKIIALLYTWLETRAATENLAWLTRKQAEITQNSAEKTLFTAFSSVVRYLGKQKLELSIEELQAANKLVTGWNPIDWTLDQVGRSLLILSFPHEDEDKYVATLNKIFAAADVREAIALYQSLSLLPYPEKFQLRAAEGVRTNMTSVFNAVALNNPYPAKYLNDLAWNQMILKALFVGTPLHPIYGLKSRNNQQLSQMLIDYARERLAAKRTVNPELWELVAPFNSQAVAELEPEFEVICA
- a CDS encoding bifunctional ADP-dependent NAD(P)H-hydrate dehydratase/NAD(P)H-hydrate epimerase; its protein translation is MDNIVDTVIVSAEQMRQIEEQIFAAGMPVAALMEKAAKLCSDRLQILYPREQITSVGILVGPGHNGGDALVIARELYLAGYQVKVYRPFFKLKSLTAQHASYINSLGIPFFDEIQPLQACQLIIDGLFGFGLTRELPENIIEVVNLVNSWSQPVVSIDLPSGINTDTGAVLGTAIKATRTLCLGLWKQAFFQDVALEYIGISERIDFGLLRHHIWSVLPKPVPVKRISPAIALENLPLPRPVVTYKYRQGHLLLICGSHRYAGAAILTALGARASGVGMLSVAVPESLKTLLISHLPEALIIDCPENKEGAISSLPFSGNDLSRFDAVACGPGLTVDAKSVVQRVLQAECPLILDADGLNILAEHGATEVLSQRNVPTVLTPHPGEFKRLFPEITEPESNRIVAVQTAAQQSKAIILLKGARTAISNERGFTWLISASTPALARGGSGDVLTGLIGGLVAQGTKAEKTNLFNTVASAAWWHAQAGILAAKERTELGVDAVTLAQYLTKAVNY
- a CDS encoding thioredoxin family protein, with amino-acid sequence MTEPQLDSNTNNNSVRNIVIAITAVVLSIALFLGLQTETSSLSLESQVKRSTPLNVALTNNKPTLTEFYADWCTSCQAMAADLGAIKQNYGDRVNFVMLNVDNTKWLPEMLRYRVDGIPHFLFMDSTGEAVAEAIGEQPRSILQEDLDALIANNPIPYANTRGQVSQFEKKVTVTDNANTDPRSHGATVK
- the eboC gene encoding UbiA-like protein EboC (EboC, a homolog the polyprenyltransferase UbiA, belongs to system of proteins involved in the trafficking of precursor metabolites to an extracytoplasmic compartment so that the biosynthesis of certain natural products, such as scytonemin, can be completed.), with translation MSSITIKSNKFQSTWAYLQLMRPANIVTAWADILLGYAVAGAVTVGISNLNFMTLGWLILATTGLYGGGVVFNDVCDAQLDAVERPERPIPSGEATLSGAIALGTLLLVMAIIAAAIVSQLSAILAIIVATCALTYDKWSKHQTILGPLNMGLCRGGNLLLGVSAIPSAVGNHWYLALIPIIYIAAITAIAQGEVQGGKKVTGMIAIALIAIVIGSILSLGLLPEYTLLITLPFLALFTALVLPSFIKASINPEPKLIQMAVKAGILSLIVLDATIATGFSNWIYGLLLLALLPLSRFLARLFAVT
- a CDS encoding TatD family hydrolase, which gives rise to MMFLDPHIHMTARTTDDYQAMAKAGIVAIIEPAFWLGQPRTSADTYRDYLSSLVGWERFRASQFGIKHYCTIGLNSKEANNEAIAEAVMEMLPLYACKEGVVAIGEIGYDDMTPAEDKYFRLQLELAKELGLPVMIHTPHRDKKSGTSRSMDVCLEHGLQPSQVIVDHNNEETAKEVLDRGFWAGFTIYPHTKMGNERMVEVVRHYGCDRIIVDSSADWGVSDPLAVPKTAQLMAQRGIPEEHIKAVCYQNALTAYSQSGQIKESDWLNSSPIDQRELYSGNSVLRGQQPLVESTSEAKSVVIV
- a CDS encoding NIL domain-containing protein, yielding MKKRVTITFPKTAVQIPITYRLAKDFNVAANIIRAQVAPNQMGKLVVELQGDIDQIDAAIEWMRMRDINVFSASAEIVIDQDSCVDCGLCTGVCPTQALILDSETFRLNFRRSHCIVCEQCIPTCPVGAISTNL
- a CDS encoding filamentous hemagglutinin N-terminal domain-containing protein; this translates as MQKALSHWCQFSLYTFGCLYVTSDISLAQVTSDGTVNTQVNQNGNVAEITGGGTRGSNLFHSFQDFSVQIGNEAFFNNADSISNIFSRVTGGKISNIDGLIRANGSASLFLINPAGIIFGEGARLDLGGSFYGSTASSILFDDGEFSAADLENPPLLTVNAPIGLGFRDNPGDIVNRSNFNLTTTVLNGEINPVFEGSEFTIFDAVGLEINPNENIALIGGNVFLEDAGSITAPGGNVELGGLLEAGELLISEDGGLIFPEGIERGDVNLTQQARVRVVSDGGGSININARNLELTEQSELYAGIAEDMGNPESQAGDININATESVRIIGSGGVGEDTSAFINGVILDTNNYDTGIRNLVGLRPDGLENLPDLGRNPKSESTAIGNGGAINIETSLLEVRGRSSIYNVAYGRGTTGNTSLLSNDIIIEEVSILNRVLSGTGSTGNINFETNNLTIIGSPNNQFDGDASYIITSNRNFSDIGNININANEQINFSGLNLIQTEVQEGNQGDAGKISIQASNFSDQDGFIQSRIFGVGSPGKIDIDVENEINFNGTEVNSDVNFNVPINVEDITINANKINLNESGIRSSTIGAGNAGNIAITADDSIAIGRTTVQAGTDEQATGNGGSIILNASNNISVDSSLILSQVRDESSGNAGEISISSNMIDIRNFSLVSANAQIDTFGRAGNLNLDGTNILIREGAILDASTENGVDAGSINLNGNNLEIVSGGVVVTSVNRGGNAGNVNLNFTGDITINGEDALPRSENIFELDEQLLIDLQESTGLFATNSLSSTDGGGNIQIFGQGSLDIGNNATVSVGSEEGGNGGTINIDISSLDLDKEGTISAITTSGVGGNIRLVVDDSITLNRDSLISAEAFGEASGGNIDINTEFIIAFPDGSNDILASAEQGQGGNITINAESLFGIQERIPSSLTNDINASSQVNGLDGTISISTPDINPIQGVTELPTNVVEPERTVAQACQANREATAKNSFTINGKGGIPAEPGLPLNSLNVSINGETNRTSAIPQPIETSIGKIQPARGIKVTDSGEVILTAYRTNNSGDRLTKIQLNCG